A DNA window from Sphaeramia orbicularis chromosome 22, fSphaOr1.1, whole genome shotgun sequence contains the following coding sequences:
- the rtn1a gene encoding reticulon-1a isoform X1, translated as MSAEELGSEGKWFGDDYERNGLFGNPSTRFDELRDDFKPRGGEATGDLDQQFHPFQDDGKRPPVAMETASTDDPMSGMFRKPLNDDGDVYTSLLSNQSFTSGRESSYLSEPSKPSSGSHFSSDTYSFSSNSKMTSDLLDDMPKSLLGSDKTESYNYMDISHGDERYDKHQGGVHNTTSLGSYIDKNPGKDDDEDEDEEEEENLGPALGSHSFPYVEEPSDEELSDYRSYRNLGGTPQTASPVKITLTESKPPETKAEPEKRPSPVSVSERENVLSVGLQGVPTVTLSEPEDESPASTPNASPTQKEFPRHDMFKADTVKPAAPGSSPGTKAGSREHDGSSAESGDSEIELVSEEPTKAKSNPFAQPPKSKVAFSQPSNPFDNPPVAKGGFGLAGNHAPPTAYSILREEREAELDSDLFIESASEESPKREQGFGGPKQGASPPSPLVPAAAPPRSPAEAVPAEPLITEKVKTPVKTEEDRPSKPKPPTAAVPPEVRSEKPHMDDTFKHTNEGKGDLGKPAMSIFPEGFNKQKAIDLLYWRNVKQSGAVFSSVLLLLFSLTQFSVVSVGAYLALAALSATISFRIYKSVLQAVQKTDEGHPFKAYLEMEIALSQDQISKYADKILLYSNTCMKELRRLFLVQDLVDSLKFAVLMWLLTYVGALFNGLTLLILAVVSMFTMPVVYEKHQAQIDQYVGLIRTQVNSVVGKIQAKIPGAKRKEE; from the exons atgTCTGCTGAGGAGCTCGGCTCGGAGGGGAAGTGGTTCGGGGATGACTATGAGAGGAACGGCCTGTTTGGGAACCCTTCGACCCGGTTTGACGAGCTACGTGATGATTTTAAGCCAAGAGGCGGCGAGGCGACAGGCGACCTGGATCAACAATTTCATCCTTTCCAGGACGACGGAAAAAGGCCTCCCGTTGCTATGGAAACTGCATCTACAG ATGACCCTATGTCTGGAATGTTTCGGAAGCCTCTgaatgatgatggtgatgtgtACACCTCCCTACTGTCCAATCAGAGCTTCACATCTGGCCGTGAATCTTCCTACCTGTCTGAGCCTTCCAAGCCGTCCTCTGGCTCCCACTTCTCCAGCGACACCTACAGCTTCAGCTCCAACTCCAAGATGACTTCCGATCTGCTTGATGATATGCCCAAATCTCTGCTGGGTTCAGACAAGACAGAATCCTACAACTACATGGACATCAGCCATGGGGATGAGCGCTACGACAAACACCAGGGGGGTGTGCACAACACCACTTCACTGGGCAGCTACATAGACAAGAACCCTGgaaaagatgatgatgaggatgaggatgaagaggaggaggagaaccttGGTCCGGCACTGGGCTCACACTCTTTCCCATATGTGGAGGAGCCATCTGATGAAGAGCTGTCAGACTACCGTTCCTACCGGAACCTGGGCGGCACCCCTCAGACGGCCAGTCCAGTGAAGATCACCTTGACCGAGTCCAAGCCTCCAGAAACCAAGGCTGAGCCGGAGAAGCGTCCCTCACCAGTCAGTGTATCTGAGCGTGAAAACGTCCTCAGTGTGGGCTTGCAAGGTGTTCCCACTGTCACGCTTTCAGAGCCAGAAGACGAGAGCCCTGCCTCTACTCCTAACGCTTCACCAACAC AGAAAGAATTCCCTCGCCACGACATGTTCAAGGCCGATACAGTGAAGCCTGCAGCTCCCGGAAGCAGTCCAGGCACAAAGGCCGGCAGCAGGGAGCACGATGGCAGCAGTGCCGAGTCTGGAGACTCTGAGATTGAGCTGGTGTCTGAGGAACCAACCAAGGCCAAGAGCAACCCATTCGCCCAGCCACCTAAGAGCAAGGTCGCATTCAGCCAGCCTAGCAACCCCTTTGACAACCCCCCGGTCGCCAAGGGTGGTTTCGGCCTGGCTGGCAACCACGCTCCACCCACAGCCTACAGCATTCTGAGggaagagagagaggcagagctTGACAGTGATCTCTTCATTGAGTCTGCATCTGAAGAGAGCCCAAAGAGGGAGCAGGGCTTCGGTGGCCCCAAACAGGGAGCCAGCCCTCCCTCTCCCCTGGTCCCCGCCGCTGCCCCTCCTCGCAGCCCTGCAGAGGCAGTGCCAGCAGAGCCCCTGATTACAGAAAAGGTCAAGACCCCAGTGAAAACAGAAGAGGACCGCCCCAGCAAACCCAAACCCCCTACCGCTGCTGTACCCCCAGAGGTGCGATCAGAGAAGCCCCACATGGACGACACATTCAAGCACACCAATGAGGGCAAGGGCGACCTGGGAAAACCTGCAATGTCCATCTTCCCTGAGGGATTTAATAAGCAAAAAG CTATTGACCTGCTCTACTGGAGGAATGTGAAGCAGTCGGGAGCCGTGTTCAGCAGCGTGCTTCTGCTCCTCTTCTCCCTGACCCAGTTCAGCGTGGTCAGCGTTGGAGCCTACTTAGCCCTGGCAGCCCTCTCCGCCACCATCAGCTTCAGAATCTACAAGTCTGTCCTTCAGGCCGTGCAGAAAACCGATGAGGGCCATCCTTTCAA AGCCTACCTGGAGATGGAAATCGCTCTGTCCCAGGACCAGATTAGCAAATATGCCGATAAAATTCTGCTGTACTCTAACACCTGTATGAAGGAGCTCCGTAGGCTGTTCCTCGTACAAGATCTGGTCGACTCTTTGAAG TTTGCTGTTCTGATGTGGCTGCTGACCTATGTGGGCGCTCTCTTCAACGGCCTGACACTGCTCATCCTAG CTGTGGTCTCCATGTTCACCATGCCTGTGGTGTATGAGAAACATCAG GCACAGATTGACCAGTATGTGGGACTAATACGGACCCAGGTCAACTCTGTGGTGGGGAA GATCCAAGCAAAGATCCCCGGGGCAAAGAGAAAGGAGGAGTAA
- the rtn1a gene encoding reticulon-1a isoform X2, whose product MQATADVTKKESSWSSWKGQAIDLLYWRNVKQSGAVFSSVLLLLFSLTQFSVVSVGAYLALAALSATISFRIYKSVLQAVQKTDEGHPFKAYLEMEIALSQDQISKYADKILLYSNTCMKELRRLFLVQDLVDSLKFAVLMWLLTYVGALFNGLTLLILAVVSMFTMPVVYEKHQAQIDQYVGLIRTQVNSVVGKIQAKIPGAKRKEE is encoded by the exons ATGCAGGCCACTGCAGACGTGACCAAGAAGGAAAGCTCCTGGAGCAGCTGGAAGGGCCAGG CTATTGACCTGCTCTACTGGAGGAATGTGAAGCAGTCGGGAGCCGTGTTCAGCAGCGTGCTTCTGCTCCTCTTCTCCCTGACCCAGTTCAGCGTGGTCAGCGTTGGAGCCTACTTAGCCCTGGCAGCCCTCTCCGCCACCATCAGCTTCAGAATCTACAAGTCTGTCCTTCAGGCCGTGCAGAAAACCGATGAGGGCCATCCTTTCAA AGCCTACCTGGAGATGGAAATCGCTCTGTCCCAGGACCAGATTAGCAAATATGCCGATAAAATTCTGCTGTACTCTAACACCTGTATGAAGGAGCTCCGTAGGCTGTTCCTCGTACAAGATCTGGTCGACTCTTTGAAG TTTGCTGTTCTGATGTGGCTGCTGACCTATGTGGGCGCTCTCTTCAACGGCCTGACACTGCTCATCCTAG CTGTGGTCTCCATGTTCACCATGCCTGTGGTGTATGAGAAACATCAG GCACAGATTGACCAGTATGTGGGACTAATACGGACCCAGGTCAACTCTGTGGTGGGGAA GATCCAAGCAAAGATCCCCGGGGCAAAGAGAAAGGAGGAGTAA
- the rtn1a gene encoding reticulon-1a isoform X4: MGAAAIDLLYWRNVKQSGAVFSSVLLLLFSLTQFSVVSVGAYLALAALSATISFRIYKSVLQAVQKTDEGHPFKAYLEMEIALSQDQISKYADKILLYSNTCMKELRRLFLVQDLVDSLKFAVLMWLLTYVGALFNGLTLLILAVVSMFTMPVVYEKHQAQIDQYVGLIRTQVNSVVGKIQAKIPGAKRKEE; this comes from the exons ATGGGAGCCGCAG CTATTGACCTGCTCTACTGGAGGAATGTGAAGCAGTCGGGAGCCGTGTTCAGCAGCGTGCTTCTGCTCCTCTTCTCCCTGACCCAGTTCAGCGTGGTCAGCGTTGGAGCCTACTTAGCCCTGGCAGCCCTCTCCGCCACCATCAGCTTCAGAATCTACAAGTCTGTCCTTCAGGCCGTGCAGAAAACCGATGAGGGCCATCCTTTCAA AGCCTACCTGGAGATGGAAATCGCTCTGTCCCAGGACCAGATTAGCAAATATGCCGATAAAATTCTGCTGTACTCTAACACCTGTATGAAGGAGCTCCGTAGGCTGTTCCTCGTACAAGATCTGGTCGACTCTTTGAAG TTTGCTGTTCTGATGTGGCTGCTGACCTATGTGGGCGCTCTCTTCAACGGCCTGACACTGCTCATCCTAG CTGTGGTCTCCATGTTCACCATGCCTGTGGTGTATGAGAAACATCAG GCACAGATTGACCAGTATGTGGGACTAATACGGACCCAGGTCAACTCTGTGGTGGGGAA GATCCAAGCAAAGATCCCCGGGGCAAAGAGAAAGGAGGAGTAA
- the rtn1a gene encoding reticulon-1a isoform X3: METGPCFQPTQTAAKGGPCNAIDLLYWRNVKQSGAVFSSVLLLLFSLTQFSVVSVGAYLALAALSATISFRIYKSVLQAVQKTDEGHPFKAYLEMEIALSQDQISKYADKILLYSNTCMKELRRLFLVQDLVDSLKFAVLMWLLTYVGALFNGLTLLILAVVSMFTMPVVYEKHQAQIDQYVGLIRTQVNSVVGKIQAKIPGAKRKEE; encoded by the exons ATGGAAACCGGCCCGTGTTTCCAGCCGACACAGACGGCTGCCAAAGGAGGACCATGTAATG CTATTGACCTGCTCTACTGGAGGAATGTGAAGCAGTCGGGAGCCGTGTTCAGCAGCGTGCTTCTGCTCCTCTTCTCCCTGACCCAGTTCAGCGTGGTCAGCGTTGGAGCCTACTTAGCCCTGGCAGCCCTCTCCGCCACCATCAGCTTCAGAATCTACAAGTCTGTCCTTCAGGCCGTGCAGAAAACCGATGAGGGCCATCCTTTCAA AGCCTACCTGGAGATGGAAATCGCTCTGTCCCAGGACCAGATTAGCAAATATGCCGATAAAATTCTGCTGTACTCTAACACCTGTATGAAGGAGCTCCGTAGGCTGTTCCTCGTACAAGATCTGGTCGACTCTTTGAAG TTTGCTGTTCTGATGTGGCTGCTGACCTATGTGGGCGCTCTCTTCAACGGCCTGACACTGCTCATCCTAG CTGTGGTCTCCATGTTCACCATGCCTGTGGTGTATGAGAAACATCAG GCACAGATTGACCAGTATGTGGGACTAATACGGACCCAGGTCAACTCTGTGGTGGGGAA GATCCAAGCAAAGATCCCCGGGGCAAAGAGAAAGGAGGAGTAA